A window of the Vallitalea okinawensis genome harbors these coding sequences:
- a CDS encoding DUF402 domain-containing protein, with protein MKRKYLDRYDWNRVLRRRYVEKFIDERNYSGYISLLSIDEVKEPLIINVNGDDLVLADKGIKWLQFLPENANYAMTVMLDKNNKAIQWYFDIIKGSGVEDGRVFFDDLYLDVVHLPSQVTLLIDEDDLEEALVNNIISKSDYDLAYVEAKKIMKELKNGESYIVNHWNIYMNCLLEYKKDND; from the coding sequence ATGAAAAGAAAATATTTAGATCGATATGATTGGAATAGAGTTTTACGTAGAAGATATGTAGAAAAATTTATTGATGAAAGAAATTACAGTGGATATATTTCTTTGTTATCTATCGACGAGGTGAAAGAGCCTTTAATAATAAATGTAAATGGTGATGATCTGGTTTTAGCTGATAAAGGGATTAAATGGTTACAGTTTTTACCTGAAAACGCTAATTATGCAATGACAGTAATGCTTGATAAAAACAATAAAGCAATACAATGGTATTTTGATATAATAAAAGGAAGTGGAGTTGAAGATGGTAGAGTTTTTTTTGATGATTTATACTTAGATGTTGTGCATTTACCATCTCAAGTAACTCTACTTATAGATGAAGATGATTTAGAAGAAGCTCTAGTTAATAATATTATCTCTAAGTCTGATTATGATTTGGCATATGTAGAAGCTAAAAAAATTATGAAAGAGTTAAAAAACGGAGAAAGCTATATTGTTAATCATTGGAATATTTATATG